One stretch of Raphanus sativus cultivar WK10039 unplaced genomic scaffold, ASM80110v3 Scaffold0041, whole genome shotgun sequence DNA includes these proteins:
- the LOC108819841 gene encoding cinnamyl alcohol dehydrogenase 7, translated as MGEVVKTEAYGLAVKDESGVLSPFSFSRRETGEKDVRFKVLFCGICHTDLSMAKNEWGFTTYPLVPGHEIVGVVTEVGAKVTKFNAGDKVGVGYMVSSCRSCETCSDDQENYCPKMILTSGAKYYDDTITYGGYSDHMVCEEDYIIRIPENLPLDATAPLLCAGTTVYSPMKYHGLLGPGMHIGVVGLGGLGHVAVKFAKAMGTKVTVISTSDKKRDEAISRLGADLFLVSRDPEQMKDVMGTMDGIIDTVSATHSLLPLFDLLKYNGKLIMVGAPEKPLELPVLPLIVGKKMVVGSMVGGIKETQEMMDLAGKHNITADIELISADYVNTAMERLEKADVRYRFVIDVANTLKPTP; from the exons ATGGGAGAGGTTGTGAAGACGGAGGCGTACGGATTGGCTGTAAAAGACGAATCTGGAGTTCTCTCGCCTTTCAGTTTCTCAAGAAG GGAGACGGGAGAGAAGGATGTGAGGTTCAAAGTGTTGTTCTGTGGAATTTGCCACACTGACTTGAGCATGGCAAAAAACGAGTGGGGGTTTACTACTTATCCTCTCGTCCCCGG TCATGAAATAGTGGGCGTGGTGACTGAAGTCGGAGCCAAAGTGACTAAATTCAACGCCGGAGACAAAGTCGGAGTTGGTTATATGGTCAGCTCGTGCCGGTCATGTGAAACCTGCTCCGATGACCAAGAGAACTACTGTCCAAAAATGATCCTAACATCCGGAGCCAAGTACTACGATGACACTATAACATATGGTGGTTACTCCGACCACATGGTTTGTGAAGAGGACTACATCATCCGTATTCCAGAAAATCTTCCGTTAGACGCTACCGCGCCGCTACTCTGCGCTGGGACCACGGTCTATTCCCCTATGAAGTATCACGGGCTCCTCGGGCCGGGTATGCACATCGGTGTGGTGGGCCTAGGTGGCTTAGGTCATGTAGCTGTGAAATTTGCTAAGGCTATGGGTACTAAGGTTACGGTTATTAGTACTTCGGATAAGAAGAGAGACGAGGCCATTAGTCGGCTTGGTGCGGATCTGTTCTTGGTGAGCCGTGACCCGGAGCAGATGAAGGATGTAATGGGGACTATGGATGGTATTATTGATACCGTATCTGCGACTCATTCACTTCTCCCGCTTTTTGATTTGCTTAAATATAACGGTAAACTAATTATGGTTGGTGCACCTGAGAAACCACTTGAGCTTCCGGTTCTGCCTCTCATCGTGG GGAAGAAGATGGTGGTGGGAAGTATGGTAGGAGGGATAAAAGAGACTCAAGAGATGATGGATCTGGCCGGAAAACACAACATCACGGCAGACATTGAGCTTATCTCTGCAGATTATGTCAACACTGCCATGGAACGGCTCGAGAAGGCTGACGTTAGATACCGTTTTGTGATTGATGTTGCCAACACGTTGAAGCCTACTCCTTAA